One stretch of Leishmania panamensis strain MHOM/PA/94/PSC-1 chromosome 29 sequence DNA includes these proteins:
- a CDS encoding kinesin, putative (TriTrypDB/GeneDB-style sysID: LpmP.29.1020) has translation MHGESSDDVIVSMSPSAKEVYLLNQETAPWRVDMPLWSCPGVARDASPATSQAGVYEALGRPLLQHALDGYNSTLMAYGQTGSGKTYTMIGDHRDDDDGEGAGIIPRMCRDLFHRLNNRSFTATGGERFSWEVHVRYVEVYCEKISDLLNSGASVGIREEITPQSATFALVGARRVKVTGTDDLLQALAMGNKWRHTASTKLNDRSSRSHAIFMIDLTEIISFTEPGGTVVSAPSKSLSIRLVDLAGSERVSETGVQGQKLKEVKDINLSLFTLGCVIECLSDPKRRGIKPPYRDSVLTKLLRDAFGGNSKTTMICTIGPCEAQRVQTVQTLHYAAKARHVMNKPRVKEDPSAVELRRANEELIALRRQLDEAQRNGSHYESIEAELKEANMRLRREQEDARLRKQVMKKREAELAVRLRELEDQREAYEAQMQALEAEAERARVQQEKREVELRRAHEVATDYARNRLEEMEKQCVSAEAALRSKEEELVKKQRAIEEKMRAAEASSRCRIDGLQQQQQEMEKTLKEKERLASMHEREMRHKYEKAEEELKSMETRHFQMEQEWWAKVKTLEVTAKQREEEVAQRIREAQEAQCKAEAAARRKEEEMQRKCIEADNKGRQLQSEAAVKEAELSRRVQEANRKAEKREEEINERLRRAEYDLSLRERETTRQLLEVEALRQATELQSETTRAKERTIEEAHSVRTESLQVIEAQLQQREKELRKQFDELMQVKRAWNDQHADQRQKLHEEHEASLKAVRQWESDVSQREMELRRQNVELAGKLRAQEMELEKQQMALLADKNEFETAMQRDRRAMLRTREEMQLTQDRNDVEFKMRQDKLLEWETGLRDRRAEMEATQKEREAAMRQKEVELVALQDATMAKEMKLYQSKERLKVEQADLQRRAKAAGMKRGRMQEALFTGLQRLAVRQCGSGDDDVCDADALDGVCMSAEFMASQDNTELSTSVLNRREQRYFCAFESMYRANILAEARIEFRNLVRNNQLEVRDIERYAEVMRMREVASALQTKLDAALSESKAAESRAAASQGQVETLMDELENLQRQALEMKVQMGSAVSAAKFAEAQVHQLRIEAYEADAKHRDREQECQSSVIEAQSASSAAARTQSFLHQLAMRVLLACEEEQRSLLEHHRTSEHQSLYLLQISDRRVLDREGAIRKWQSLYRRRSEEDTPVRARDDAAQQRRVAEEAQRLRNVQRDSDALTRREDCLAAEREQFEQRVLNFESYGRAQTTELSRQEQEVKRYLLELEDMDQRKMRECAERERHLVEIAEHLKMRQARIRTNAQVLFHSLLQRSVEQQLMLTEAHEELKRINRQRAKYMARARQLTEQVQRGNAVAMQELVKLHEEYVESEKQQLTRRAHRIEEEEVRSKQRLAEQEAEIHRYLLEIEEEDVRRNALSQQGQELMQEAEARLSKAQFKEAALRDLARQIHLEAMESEEKARTMETTLRREEKSTREKLKHRKVELEQRQRAASSAAEDNERTLLEMETDLLAIVNKNKDAEHVIQTREAEIKRQKMYYMDLSKVLAERDEMLRKEHALRICGKKNAGSLAKDLLDVNDALRKQVVTWKQKFDVLLSEGKVECEKCSWKNKRDTLMCMCCGHAGLLELSQTC, from the coding sequence ATGCACGGAGAGAGCAGTGATGACGTAATCGTGTCTATGAGCCCGTCAGCGAAGGAAGTATACCTGCTGAACCAGGAGACCGCGCCTTGGCGTGTGGACATGCCGCTGTGGTCGTGCCCTGGTGTGGCTCGCGACGCGTCACCTGCGACGTCGCAGGCTGGAGTTTACGAGGCGCTCGGGCGGCCACTCCTGCAGCATGCACTTGACGGCTACAATAGCACACTCATGGCGTACGGGCAGACAGGTAGCGGCAAGACCTACACGATGATAGGCGACCACCGCGATGATGATGACGGCGAAGGGGCCGGCATCATTCCCCGCATGTGCCGTGACCTCTTCCACAGATTGAACAACCGctccttcaccgccaccggcggTGAGCGCTTCAGCTGGGAGGTGCACGTGCGCTACGTCGAGGTGTACTGCGAGAAGATTAGTGACCTCCTCAACTCCGGGGCGTCGGTTGGCATTCGCGAGGAGATCACACCTCAGAGCGCCACCTTCGCGCTAGTCGGTGCTCGCCGTGTCAAGGTAACCGGCACAGACGACCTTCTGCAGGCTCTCGCAATGGGCAACAAGTGGCGCCACACGGCGTCCACGAAGCTGAATGACCGGAGTAGTCGTAGCCATGCCATCTTTATGATCGACTTGACCGAGATTATCTCTTTCACTGAGCCTGGCGGCACTGTCGTCAGCGCGCCGAGCAAGAGCCTTAGCATTCGCCTGGTCGACCTGGCCGGGAGCGAGCGGGTGAGTGAGACAGGGGTTCAGGGGCAGAAACTCAAAGAGGTGAAGGATAtcaacctctctctcttcacacTTGGCTGTGTGATCGAGTGTCTCTCTGACCCCAAGCGGCGCGGAATCAAACCACCGTATCGCGACAGCGTGCTCACAAAGCTCCTCCGAGATGCCTTCGGAGGCAACAGCAAGACGACGATGATTTGCACAATCGGCCCTTGCGAagcgcagcgcgtgcagaCGGTACAGACGCTACACTACGCGGCTAAAGCCCGCCATGTGATGAACAAGCCTCGCGTCAAGGAGGACCCGTCCGctgtggagctgcgccgcgctaACGAAGAGCTCATTGCGTTGCGGCGCCAGCTGGATGAGGCACAGCGCAACGGCAGCCACTACGAGTCCAtcgaggcggagctgaaggaggcaaacatgcgcctgcgccgcgagcaGGAGGACGCGAGGCTGCGCAAGCAGGTGATGAAGAAACGTGAGGCAGAGCTGGCTGTTCGGCTGCGGGAGCTGGAGGATCAGCGAGAGGCCTACGAGGCGCAGATGCAGGCTCTCGAGGCCGAGGCCGAGCgagcgcgtgtgcagcaggAAAAGCGTGAGGTGGAGTTGCGTCGGGCGCATGAGGTGGCCACCGACTACGCACGTAACCGACTcgaagagatggagaagcagTGTGTCTCcgctgaggcagcgctgcgctccaaagaggaggaacttgtgaagaagcagcgcgccATCGAGGAAAAGATgcgggcagcagaggcgagTTCGCGATGCCGCATCGatgggctgcagcagcagcagcaggagatggagaagactctgaaggagaaggagcggctAGCCTCGATGCACGAACGCGAGATGCGTCACAAGTACGAGaaggccgaggaggagctgaagtcGATGGAGACGCGTCACTTCCAGATGGAGCAGGAATGGTGGGCCAAGGTCAAGACCCTTGAGGTGACTGCGAAGCAAcgcgaggaggaagtggcgcagcgcattcGTGAGGCACAGGAGGCACAGTGCAAGGCCGAGGCCGCAGCGCgccgcaaggaggaggagatgcaaCGGAAGTGCATTGAGGCGGACAACAAGggacggcagctgcagtctgaggcggcggtgaaggAGGCCGAGCTGAGCCGGCGCGTGCAGGAGGCGAATCGCAAAGCGGAGaagcgcgaggaggaaaTCAATGAGCGTCTGCGCAGAGCAGAGTACGATCTCAGTCtccgcgagagagagacgacccggcagctgctcgaggtgGAGGCACTTAGACAAGCGACTGAGCTGCAGTCGGAGACGACTCGCGCGAAGGAACGCACaatcgaggaggcgcacagCGTTCGCACGGAGTCCCTGCAGGTTATTGaggcgcagcttcagcagcgcgaaaaggagctgcgcaagcagtTTGACGAGCTGATGCAGGTGAAACGAGCGTGGAATGATCAGCACGCGGACCAACGGCAGAAGCTGCATGAAGAGCATGAAGCCTCTCTGAAAGCTGTAAGGCAATGGGAGTCGGACGTCTCTCAGCGAGagatggagctgcgccggcaAAACGTCGAACTTGCTGGAAAGCTGCGCGCACAGGAGATGGAGTTGGAGAAGCAACaaatggcgctgctggcagaCAAGAACGAGTTCGAAacggcgatgcagcgggaCCGGCGTGCGATGCTTCGCACGAGGGAGGAGATGCAGCTCACACAGGATCGCAACGATGTGGAATTCAAAATGCGCCAGGATAAGCTGCTCGAGTGGGAGACGGGGCTGCGTGACCGCCGCGCCGAGATGGAAGCGACGCAAAAGGAGCGTGAggcggcgatgcggcagaaggaggtggagctggtggcgctgcaggatGCGACCATGGCGAAAGAGATGAAGCTCTATCAGTCCAAGGAACGACTCAAGGTGGAGCAGGCTGACCTCCAGCGCCGTGCCAAGGCAGCCGGGATGAAGCGAGGGCGCATGCAAGAGGCTCTCTTCACTGGCCTGCAGCGGCTTGCGGTGCGACAAtgtggcagtggtgacgacgacgtctgcgacgccgacgcactCGACGGCGTGTGCATGTCTGCAGAGTTCATGGCGAGCCAGGACAACACCGAATTATCCACCAGTGTGTTGAACCGACGAGAGCAGCGGTACTTCTGCGCTTTTGAGAGCATGTACCGCGCCAACATCCTGGCCGAGGCGAGGATAGAGTTTCGCAACTTGGTCCGCAACAACCAGCTTGAGGTTCGTGACATAGAACGGTATGCCGAGGTGATGCGGATGCGGGAGGTAGCAAGCGCACTGCAGACGAAACTGGACGCGGCCTTGAGCGAGTCCAAGGCTGCCGAGTCGAGAGCAGCCGCATCGCAAGGGCAGGTGGAGACTCTGATGGATGAGCTGGAGAACTTGCAGCGACAGGCGCTTGAGATGAAGGTGCAGAtgggcagcgccgtctcTGCCGCCAAATTTGCAGAGGCACAGGTGCACCAGCTTCGGATTGAGGCCTACGAAGCCGATGCGAAGCACCGCGATCGCGAGCAGGAGTGCCAGTCTTCCGTGATCGAGGCGCAGAgcgcctcttccgctgctgctcgcaccCAGAGCTTCCTTCACCAGCTGGCGATGCGCGTCCTGCTGGCGtgcgaagaggagcagcgcagcctACTCGAGCACCATCGAACCAGCGAGCACCAGTCACTGTACCTCTTGCAGATATCCGATCGGCGCGTGCTGGATCGGGAGGGCGCAATCCGCAAGTGGCAGTCACTCtaccgccgtcgcagcgaggaggacacgCCGGTGAGGGCAAGGGACGacgccgcacagcagcgacgcgtgGCCGAGGAGGCTCAGCGCTTGCGCAACGTTCAGCGCGACAGCGATGCGCTCACACGACGAGAGGATTGCCTTGCCGCAGAGCGGGAGCAGTTTGAGCAGCGTGTGCTCAACTTTGAGAGCTACGGGCGCGCGCAGACGACGGAGCTGTCAcggcaggagcaggaggtgaagaggtACTTGCTGGAACTTGAAGATATGGATCAGCGCAAGATGCGCGAGTGCGCAGAGCGTGAGCGGCACCTCGTAGAAATTGCGGAGCACCTCAAGATGCGGCAGGCTCGTATCCGCACTAATGCCCAAGTCCTGTTTCACTCTCTACTGCAGAGATCTGTGGAGCAGCAGTTGATGCTGACAGAGGCGCATGAGGAACTGAAGCGCATCAATCGGCAGCGTGCCAAGTACATGGCACGGGCGAGGCAGCTCACTGAGCAAGTACAGCGCGGCAATGCGGTTGCCATGCAGGAGCTAGTGAAACTACACGAGGAGTACGTCGAgtcagagaagcagcagctaaCACGGCGAGCTCACAGGattgaggaagaggaggtgcgcagcaAGCAGCGTCTGGCTGAGCAGGAGGCTGAGATTCACCGCTATCTACTCGagatcgaggaggaggatgttCGCCGCAACGCGCTTTCACAGCAAGGCCAGGAGCTGATGCAGGAGGCCGAGGCACGTCTGTCCAAGGCGCAGTTTAAGGAGGCTGCGTTGCGCGACCTGGCCCGCCAAATCCATCTCGAGGCGATGGAGtcggaggagaaggcacgCACAATGGAGACCACGCTGCGGCGAGAGGAAAAGTCTACTCGCGAGAAGCTCAAGCATCGCAAAGTGGAGCtagagcagcggcagcgggccgccagcagcgccgccgaggacAACGAGCGGACGCTACTGGAGATGGAGACGGACTTGTTGGCAATTGTGAACAAGAACAAGGATGCCGAGCATGTCATCCAGACACGTGAGGCGGAGATTAAACGGCAAAAGATGTACTACATGGACCTCTCCAAGGTGCTGGCTGAGCGCGATGAGATGCTCAGGAAGGAGCATGCGCTGCGCATCTGCGGCAAAAAGAACGCCGGCTCTCTGGCTAAGGACCTACTCGACGTCAATGATGCTCTGCGCAAGCAGGTAGTTACGTGGAAGCAAAAGTTCGACGTCCTCCTCTCGGAGGGCAAGGTCGAGTGCGAGAAGTGCTCGTGGAAGAACAAGCGGGACACATTGATGTGCATGTGCTGTGGGCACGCGGGGTTGCTGGAGTTGTCGCAGACGTGctga
- a CDS encoding 5-histidylcysteine sulfoxide synthase, putative (TriTrypDB/GeneDB-style sysID: LpmP.29.0990), whose product MKALRLHHYSGREAEERYNLAAPRNLFFQRIPTVDSGDPVAKMEEIRNYVHNTMEMFERVFDSLPYEESFLMPPIHKLRHPMIFYYGHTACFYINKLCVAGLTERINPTLENMCAIGVDEMSWDDLNEAHYSWPSVEEVCEYRRQVRDRIDHLMSSGKFPLEMPLTLANSTKSDANLFWWVMLMCAEHERIHFETVSVHVRELPMKYVTTAMSDVWRRCSDTSTQAPINDLVPIAGGKVQVGRTPDSRLYGWDCDYANGHNIVEVAPFKASKYIVSNAEFFSFMKAGGYRVQRYWDEEGWKWVQWKKPEHPWFWVRDEARSSGFALRLQTELIDLPWNWPCELNNLEAHAFCSFKSEQLGKKVRMLTEAEWTLLFDRYIGKDQPEWGERAPGNISLEHYQSSCPVDKFQHGDLYDVIGNVWQHCECFVYPYPGYRVHPLYDDFSLPTFDGRHTCMKGGTWASSGNMATRDARFAFRRHFFQYIGLRYVEGPEVQELQGKCTGFGLDPEVDIITDTCFRDSFQGLPNGCVAIADHAKRMFAEHATVPAVRAMDIACGGGRVTFELTTAFQQVIGVDYTARRLVPAFAIRERGDCQYSVENSTNGERTARYVNSNNFPWGPTRERATFFQADPTNLHTHLSDFSLVVCWNCLERSYHPSAIPAHLLGRVVKGGLLVIGGDYQWDNIKKDTEDTGTQDKRYLTDCLVTSKGNLQEEIFRLLGGSDAVEQVGEVASIPVAFPTAEGTADIRVMKLATYRKK is encoded by the coding sequence tcgcaACCTGTTCTTCCAGCGCATACCGACAGTTGACAGCGGCGACCCGGTGGCCAAGATGGAGGAGATCCGCAATTACGTTCACAACACGATGGAGATGTTCGAGAGGGTCTTTGACTCCCTTCCATATGAGGAGTCCTTTCTTATGCCGCCCATTCACAAACTCCGCCATCCCATGATCTTCTACTACGGTCACACTGCATGCTTCTATATCAATAAGCTCTGCGTGGCTGGCTTGACGGAGCGCATCAACCCGACCCTCGAGAATATGTGCGCCATCGGGGTCGACGAAATGAGCTGGGATGATTTGAATGAGGCGCACTACTCCTGGCCcagcgtggaggaggtgtgcgAGTACCGCCGCCAGGTTCGCGACCGCATTGACCACCTCATGTCGAGCGGCAAGTTTCCCCTTGAGATGCCCCTGACACTGGCAAACAGCACCAAGAGTGATGCCAACCTCTTCTGGTGGGTGATGCTGATGTGCGCCGAGCATGAGCGCATTCACTTCGAGACGGTTTCCGTGCACGTCCGCGAGCTGCCAATGAAATACGTTACTACCGCCATGTCTGACGTCTGGCGGCGCTGTTCCGATACAAGCACTCAGGCCCCAATCAACGACCTCGTGCCCATTGCGGGTGGCAAAGTACAGGTCGGCCGTACGCCAGACTCGCGTCTGTACGGCTGGGACTGCGACTACGCGAATGGACACAACATcgtggaggtggcgccgtTCAAGGCGAGCAAGTATATTGTCTCCAACGCTGAGTTTTTTTCGTTTATGAAGGCGGGAGGGTACCGTGTGCAGCGCTACTGGGACGAGGAGGGCTGGAAGTGGGTGCAGTGGAAGAAACCGGAACACCCGTGGTTCTGGGTACGCGACGAGGCCCGCTCAAGTGGCTTCGCGCTGCGTCTTCAGACGGAGCTGATCGACCTGCCGTGGAACTGGCCGTGCGAGCTCAACAACCTCGAGGCTCATGCCTTCTGCTCCTTCAAGAGTGAGCAGCTAGGCAAGAAAGTTCGCATGCTGACTGAGGCGGAGTGGACGTTGCTGTTTGACCGATACATTGGCAAGGACCAGCCAGAGTGGGGTGAGAGGGCGCCCGGCAACATCAGCCTTGAGCACTACCAGAGCAGCTGCCCTGTTGACAAGTTCCAGCACGGCGACCTGTACGATGTGATCGGGAACGTGTGGCAGCACTGCGAGTGCTTCGTCTATCCCTACCCCGGATATCGGGTTCACCCCCTTTACGAcgacttctctcttccaaCATTCGATGGCCGGCACACGTGCATGAAGGGTGGCACGTGGGCGAGCTCCGGCAATATGGCCACACGCGACGCCCGCTTTGCTTTTCGCCGCCACTTTTTCCAGTACATTGGCTTGCGCTACGTGGAAGGACCCGAGGTACAGGAGCTCCAAGGCAAGTGTACTGGTTTCGGTCTTGATCCCGAGGTCGATATTATCACCGACACATGCTTCCGCGACTCTTTCCAGGGCTTGCCAAACGGCTGTGTTGCGATCGCCGATCACGCCAAGCGGATGTTCGCAGAGCATGCCACGGTGCCGGCGGTGAGGGCAATGGACATTGCctgtggcggtggtcgtGTCACATTCGAGTTAACAACAGCATTTCAACAGGTCATTGGCGTCGACTACACAGCACGGCGTCTTGTTCCTGCATTCGCCATTCGCGAGCGCGGCGACTGCCAGTACAGCGTCGAGAACTCTACCAACGGTGAGCGCACTGCTCGTTATGTGAACAGCAATAACTTCCCGTGGGGGCCAACCCGCGAGCGTGCTACGTTCTTCCAGGCCGACCCCACAAACCTGCATACCCATCTTTCCGACTTCTCGTTGGTGGTGTGCTGGAATTGCCTGGAGCGCAGCTATCACCCAAGTGCCATTCCCGCCCATCTGCTCGGTCGTGTGGTAAAGGGTGGTTTGCTCGTGATCGGTGGCGACTACCAATGGGACAACATCAAGAAGGACACTGAGGACACTGGCACACAGGACAAGAGGTACTTGACAGATTGCCTGGTTACGAGCAAGGGCAACCTTCAAGAAGAGATCTTCCGCCTGCTAGGCGGCAGTGACGCGGTAGAGCAGGTGGGCGAGGTGGCTTCCATCCCGGTGGCCTTCCCGACTGCGGAAGGCACGGCCGACATCCGCGTCATGAAGCTCGCAACGTACCGCAAGAAGTAG
- a CDS encoding hypothetical protein (TriTrypDB/GeneDB-style sysID: LpmP.29.1010): MIPGGCFSKGLASDVDSAAAAEESLSATEASTVSHRPGKELRHVAFLLERDLKETEEVPHAALVGRCGGTRARPTGEQVSWSGRAEADALRQRALQCGEDFVRVASGLGYEVVTHTPTAFLKREMTGTTAAPVAVDQPERQPGTCFTVAKGTTASSSTGAAPLNTPSAAATMVSVAAPFRSRGPAIFLREGELDSCSSRSSSLGTEEQVGMVPVLSPLLQGNEPGQCHDPTDASLRALELQVPRTTGPQTGIYRYPAGIETWNSFQDSMFNSAAEASGGRMSPHHSSHTGFRAEHHTNDGANAPAPTTVNYTRVVQSTPTTPGRPLPSPHSALMQWTAFPTRNHPVTTSFMPPGQQSNAFAVRFSILDVTSSRATSNINTSLSTDHLNGHEFTNTGGSQNTNDRFFTPSTVALNTPAVRLTDDEDWPRVTDRSIQ; encoded by the coding sequence ATGATACCAGGGGGCTGTTTCTCGAAGGGCCTGGCGTCAGATGTCGActcggccgctgctgccgaggagtctctctctgccaccgAGGCGTCGACGGTCAGCCATCGCCCGGGAAAGGAGCTCCGTCATGTCGCCTTTCTCCTCGAGAGGGACTTaaaggagacggaggaggtaCCGCACGCTGCTCTTGTTGGAcggtgcggcggcaccaGGGCCCGGCCCACTGGAGAACAAGTGTCATGGAGTGGCAGAGCAGAGGCCGATGCGCTCCGGCAgcgtgcgctgcagtgcggcGAGGATTTCGTTCGTGTGGCAAGCGGTCTCGGCTACGAAGTGGTGACGCACACCCCTACCGCATTTCTTAAGCGCGAGATGACAGGGACGACGGCTGCACCTGTTGCAGTCGACCAGCCTGAGAGGCAACCTGGGACCTGTTTTACAGTGGCGAAGGGTACGACGGCGAGCTCcagcaccggtgctgccCCGCTCAACACGCcgtccgccgccgcgacgatGGTGAGTGTTGCTGCTCCCTTCCGCTCCCGCGGCCCGGCGATCTTTCTACGGGAGGGCGAACTtgacagctgcagcagccggtCCAGTTCCCTTGGCACCGAGGAGCAGGTCGGCATGGTGCCTGTGCTCAGCCCGCTGCTACAGGGCAACGAGCCTGGCCAGTGTCACGACCCCACCGATGCTTCTCTGCGCGCACTTGAACTGCAGGTGCCGCGCACGACTGGACCGCAAACTGGGATATACCGCTACCCTGCGGGGATCGAAACCTGGAACTCCTTCCAGGATAGCATGTTCAactcagcagcagaggcaagTGGTGGACGTATGTCGCCCCACCACTCATCCCACACCGGATTTAGGGCGGAACATCACACCAACGACGGTGCTAACGCGCCAGCACCCACTACCGTTAACTACACGAGGGTTGTACAGTCCACACCCACCACCCCAGGGCGTCCGTTACCGTCGCCTCATTCAGCCTTGATGCAGTGGACAGCTTTTCCCACCCGCAACcaccctgtcaccacctcGTTCATGCCCCCTGGCCAGCAGAGCAATGCCTTTGCAGTCCGCTTCTCTATCCTAGACGTAACCTCGTCGCGTGCCACCAGCAACATCAACACTTCCCTGAGCACCGATCACCTAAACGGTCACGAATTCACGAACACCGGAGGCTCACAGAACACGAACGACCGCTTCTTCACGCCTTCCACCGTCGCGCTGAACACACCAGCGGTGCGCCTGACGGACGACGAGGATTGGCCACGAGTGACGGACCGTTCCATTCAATGA
- a CDS encoding hypothetical protein (TriTrypDB/GeneDB-style sysID: LpmP.29.1000) encodes MDADAARVGSTSVHAGQSLFQRSGIDTGVYYYNAPRALSTAEEDTLGVGTLEASHRSRLHILREQALHRGAAAGPLETDPAAEALSGDVSGVGSSGSITREQSMFAASHEFAAVDKTPQKLEDERHRATPKPIVKQLEADIKKLEYYQGTPHYDKLLADFRAKYNAEQTPKKGAKGPVYMADEVERGLEGQPIDYHHSSTKLQAQLLSGPRAYDLVTIMQQQGIMRFQGYAFPPTAELGKLKGDGDGLKALHDAHKSHPLVAQVRRGMNALIGRNDARDDYVAMEDKSKEDTHLLYRTLGLGAVQRRQLRYMLTDFDHADRNTTFHVMMSYPYTDWLHVFYMMLVGWCLYQLQVRCGAYDFYDEYLGLDLRQVPRLQKPVLAGITIIVMVFFFFQPLLVASIATTRAYRIAMKRPIGPP; translated from the coding sequence ATGGATGCTGATGCTGCAAGAGTAGGCAGCACAAGCGTGCACGCTGGGCAGTCTCTTTTTCAACGTTCTGGGATCGACACAGGCGTGTACTACTACAACGCACCACGAGCACTCTCTACTGCGGAGGAGGATACGCTAGGGGTTGGCACACTGGAGGCATCGCACCGTAGCCGCTTGCACATCCTCCGCGAACAAGCTCTTCACcggggagcggcggcaggaCCACTCGAGACCGACCCCGCGGCTGAGGCCTTGAGCGGTGATGTCAGTGgcgtgggcagcagcggcagcatcacAAGGGAACAGAGCATGTTTGCCGCGTCGCACGAGTTTGCCGCTGTAGACAAGACACCCCAGAAACTGGAAGACGAGAGGCATCGGGCAACCCCGAAACCCATAGTcaagcagctggaggcggacATCAAGAAGCTCGAGTACTACCAGGGCACCCCGCACTATGATAAGCTTCTCGCGGATTTCCGTGCGAAATACAACGCAGAGCAGACCCCGAAAAAGGGTGCAAAAGGGCCCGTTTACATGGCggacgaggtggagcgcGGCTTGGAGGGGCAACCCATTGATTACCACCACAGTAGCACCAAGTTGCAGGCACAACTACTGTCTGGACCGCGCGCCTACGACCTTGTCACGATCATGCAACAGCAAGGCATCATGCGTTTCCAGGGCTACGCGTTTCCACCCACGGCGGAACTCGGGAAACTGAAGGGAGACGGCGATGGGCTGAAGGCGCTCCACGATGCGCACAAGAGTCATCCTCTTGTCGCGCAGGTGCGGAGAGGAATGAATGCGCTGATTGGACGCAATGATGCGCGTGACGACTACGTGGCGATGGAGGACAAATCGAAGGAGGACACCCATCTGCTGTACCGCACCTTAGGTCTCggagcagtgcagcggcggcagctacGCTACATGCTCACTGATTTTGATCACGCAGACAGGAACACCACATTTCATGTCATGATGTCATACCCGTACACGGACTGGCTGCACGTGTTTTACATGATGCTGGTAGGCTGGTGCTTGTATCAGCTGCAGGTTCGGTGCGGCGCTTACGATTTTTACGACGAGTATCTGGGGCTTGATCTCCGTCAAGTGCCGCGGCTGCAGAAACCAGTTCTGGCCGGCATCACCATCATCGTCATggtcttcttcttcttccaaCCCCTCTTGGTTGCCAGCATTGCGACAACAAGGGCGTACCGGATTGCAATGAAACGCCCCATTGGTCCACCGTAG